From Hartmannibacter diazotrophicus, a single genomic window includes:
- a CDS encoding divergent polysaccharide deacetylase family protein — protein sequence MNDLSAPLGLKLPKAVRRRVPYLALSLSLIFIALAGASIWVFAIDDPLGGEPQAVVRIERGEDAQSSERVAVVGVKSGAGERLPPVSRDAPLPTTGEGNADVADVTLPGAMPGAMSGDASDMASSETKGEMPVQGLPALVEASSVGALPRVGANGVRPVDAYARPVPPIIGASPKVAIVIGGLGLSQTGTHEALNELPPEITLAFAPYGNSLDLWQRRARQDGHELLLQIPLEPFDFPDNDPGPHTLLTDNSADRNLERLHWLMARISAYVGVMNYMGARFTANQIAFEPVLQDLAKRGLLYFDDASSSRSKAREIAGQVGTPFVLADLIIDSEPSDASVDTRLVQLEEIARTRGIAIGYASALPVTIARIKDWASGLENRGITLVPLTAALKRPGG from the coding sequence ATGAATGACCTTTCAGCGCCGCTTGGACTGAAGCTGCCCAAGGCAGTGCGCAGGAGAGTCCCCTATCTCGCCCTGTCGCTGAGCCTGATCTTCATCGCGCTGGCGGGGGCGTCCATCTGGGTCTTTGCCATCGACGATCCGCTCGGCGGCGAACCGCAAGCCGTCGTGCGTATCGAGCGCGGCGAGGACGCGCAAAGCTCCGAACGCGTCGCGGTCGTCGGCGTCAAGTCCGGAGCCGGCGAACGGCTGCCGCCGGTGAGCCGCGATGCGCCGCTGCCGACGACCGGCGAGGGCAATGCGGATGTCGCCGACGTCACGCTGCCTGGCGCGATGCCGGGCGCAATGTCTGGCGATGCGAGCGACATGGCGTCCTCCGAGACAAAGGGGGAGATGCCGGTGCAGGGATTGCCGGCTCTCGTCGAGGCATCCTCGGTTGGCGCGCTGCCGCGGGTCGGCGCCAATGGCGTGCGGCCGGTCGACGCCTATGCCCGGCCGGTGCCGCCCATCATCGGTGCATCGCCCAAGGTCGCGATCGTCATCGGCGGTCTCGGCCTCAGCCAGACGGGAACGCACGAGGCTCTGAACGAACTGCCGCCGGAGATCACACTGGCCTTCGCGCCCTATGGCAACAGTCTCGATCTCTGGCAACGGCGGGCGCGGCAGGACGGTCATGAACTGCTGCTGCAAATCCCGCTGGAGCCGTTCGATTTTCCCGACAACGATCCTGGCCCCCATACGCTGCTGACGGATAATTCCGCTGACCGGAATCTGGAGCGGCTGCACTGGCTGATGGCGCGCATCTCGGCCTATGTCGGTGTGATGAACTACATGGGCGCGCGGTTCACCGCCAACCAGATCGCGTTCGAACCGGTCCTCCAGGACCTTGCCAAGCGGGGGCTGCTCTATTTCGACGATGCCTCGTCGTCGCGCAGCAAGGCCAGGGAAATCGCCGGCCAGGTGGGAACGCCCTTTGTCCTTGCCGATCTCATCATCGATTCCGAACCTTCCGACGCCAGCGTCGACACGCGTCTCGTTCAGCTTGAGGAGATCGCCCGGACACGGGGAATCGCGATCGGCTATGCTTCGGCGCTGCCGGTCACCATCGCGCGAATCAAGGACTGGGCCAGCGGACTGGAAAATCGCGGAATCACTCTCGTTCCTCTCACGGCCGCGCTGAAGCGGCCGGGGGGCTGA
- a CDS encoding S41 family peptidase, which yields MMKKVSLLATGALIGAVVAVGVGKADLSSIGIANAAAPDTYRQLALFGDVFERIRADYVEVPDEQKLIEAAVNGMLTSLDPHSSYMNPKSFEDMQVQTKGEFGGLGIEVTMQDGVVKVVTPIDDTPAAKAGILSGDLIVALDGEQVQGMTLQQAVEKMRGPVNSPITLTVVREGASKSLEITVKRDVIRIQSVRSREEDDVGYIRITQFTEQTYDGLKAAIEKIEKDIPKDKLKGFIIDLRNNPGGLLDQAIAVSDTFLDKGEIVSTRGRHEDETRRYSARSGDMTGGKPVIVLTNGGSASASEIVAGALQDHRRATILGTRSFGKGSVQTIIPLGENGAIRLTTARYYTPSGTSIQAKGITPDIEVKQELPDDLKGQVETKGEASLPGHLSSQDGTEETGSGAYVPPDAKDDKQLNTALDLLRGLQANSAFPPKGDTPVPN from the coding sequence ATGATGAAGAAAGTATCACTGCTGGCGACGGGTGCCCTGATCGGCGCGGTCGTCGCCGTTGGTGTGGGCAAGGCGGACCTTTCGTCCATCGGCATCGCAAATGCCGCGGCGCCCGACACCTACCGTCAGTTGGCGCTGTTCGGCGATGTGTTCGAACGCATTCGCGCTGACTATGTGGAGGTGCCCGACGAGCAGAAGCTGATCGAGGCCGCCGTCAACGGCATGCTGACCTCGCTCGATCCGCATTCCAGCTACATGAACCCGAAGAGCTTCGAGGACATGCAGGTCCAGACGAAGGGCGAGTTCGGCGGTCTGGGCATCGAGGTCACGATGCAGGACGGCGTGGTGAAGGTCGTCACCCCCATCGATGATACCCCCGCCGCGAAGGCAGGCATTCTCTCCGGCGATCTGATCGTCGCGCTCGACGGCGAGCAGGTGCAGGGCATGACCTTGCAGCAGGCGGTCGAAAAGATGCGCGGGCCGGTCAATTCGCCGATCACCCTGACCGTGGTCCGCGAGGGGGCGTCCAAGTCCCTGGAGATCACCGTCAAGCGTGACGTGATCCGGATCCAGTCGGTCCGCTCGCGCGAGGAGGACGATGTCGGCTACATCCGAATCACCCAGTTCACCGAGCAGACCTATGACGGGCTGAAGGCCGCCATCGAGAAGATCGAGAAGGACATCCCGAAGGACAAGCTCAAGGGCTTCATCATTGACCTTCGCAACAATCCGGGCGGCCTGCTCGACCAGGCCATCGCCGTCTCCGACACGTTCCTCGACAAGGGCGAGATCGTGTCGACGCGCGGGCGCCACGAGGACGAGACCCGCCGCTACAGTGCCCGCTCCGGCGACATGACGGGCGGTAAGCCGGTCATCGTCCTGACCAACGGCGGATCGGCCTCGGCCTCGGAGATCGTCGCAGGCGCGCTTCAGGATCATCGCCGCGCGACGATCCTCGGCACGCGGTCCTTCGGCAAGGGCTCGGTCCAGACGATCATCCCGCTTGGCGAAAACGGTGCGATCCGCCTGACCACGGCGCGCTACTACACGCCGTCGGGCACGTCGATCCAGGCCAAGGGCATCACGCCCGACATCGAGGTCAAGCAGGAGCTGCCGGACGATCTGAAGGGCCAGGTCGAGACCAAGGGCGAGGCAAGCCTGCCGGGCCATCTTTCGTCGCAGGACGGCACGGAAGAGACCGGCTCGGGCGCCTATGTGCCGCCGGATGCAAAGGACGACAAGCAGCTCAACACGGCGCTTGATCTTCTGCGCGGCCTGCAGGCGAACAGCGCCTTCCCGCCGAAGGGCGACACGCCGGTTCCGAACTGA
- a CDS encoding diaminopropionate ammonia-lyase — protein MTPSIETSGAAIVFNGQAGRDYTPAMEAILSDATFQAARSAITSWPGYAPTPLVFMPKLAHALGVGSIAYKDESGRFGLGSFKALGGAYAVMRLLMKRIADETGQTPEMADLFEGRFSEIADTLTVTCATDGNHGRSVAWGAKLFGCRCVIFIHKDVSEGRKAAIEAFGARVVRSAGNYDDSVREAQETATREGWFVVSDTSYPGYRDVPANVMQGYEMMAFEALAQMDDLPTHLILQTGVGGMAAAVAAHVWRRTAPHRPKVILADPEAAACWYETIAAGHPVTVGGDLDTLMAGLACGEVSELAYDILKTGADVVVRLPDRAAIDAMKVLAEGACGDKPVVAGESAVAGIAALAALMEDTEAAARLELGPRSRVLVFGTEGDTDPAVYARLAGRTGDEVRAAATAWEKRQ, from the coding sequence ATGACACCATCGATCGAGACCAGCGGCGCGGCCATTGTCTTCAATGGGCAGGCCGGGAGGGACTATACGCCCGCGATGGAGGCGATCCTGAGCGATGCCACCTTCCAGGCGGCGCGCTCGGCGATCACGTCATGGCCCGGCTATGCGCCGACACCGCTTGTCTTCATGCCGAAGCTGGCGCATGCCCTCGGCGTCGGATCCATCGCCTACAAGGACGAGAGCGGCCGCTTCGGGCTCGGCAGCTTCAAGGCGCTTGGCGGAGCCTATGCCGTCATGCGGCTGCTGATGAAGCGGATTGCGGACGAGACGGGGCAAACGCCGGAGATGGCGGACCTTTTCGAGGGGCGCTTTTCCGAGATCGCAGACACCCTGACGGTGACCTGCGCGACAGACGGCAATCACGGCCGATCCGTTGCCTGGGGCGCGAAGCTCTTCGGCTGCCGCTGCGTCATCTTCATCCACAAGGATGTCAGCGAGGGGCGCAAGGCCGCCATTGAGGCCTTCGGAGCCCGCGTCGTGCGCTCCGCCGGCAACTATGACGACAGTGTGCGCGAGGCCCAGGAGACCGCGACGCGCGAGGGCTGGTTCGTTGTCTCCGATACCTCCTATCCCGGTTATCGCGACGTTCCGGCGAATGTCATGCAGGGCTACGAGATGATGGCCTTCGAGGCGCTTGCCCAGATGGACGACCTGCCGACCCATCTGATCCTGCAGACGGGCGTCGGCGGCATGGCGGCGGCTGTCGCCGCCCACGTCTGGCGCCGGACGGCCCCCCACCGCCCCAAGGTGATCCTGGCCGATCCAGAGGCCGCGGCCTGCTGGTACGAGACCATCGCCGCCGGGCATCCGGTTACCGTCGGCGGGGACCTCGACACCCTCATGGCCGGGCTAGCCTGCGGCGAGGTTTCCGAGCTTGCCTACGACATCCTGAAAACGGGCGCCGACGTGGTCGTGCGGTTGCCGGACCGGGCCGCGATCGATGCGATGAAGGTCCTGGCGGAAGGCGCCTGCGGCGACAAACCGGTGGTCGCCGGGGAATCCGCCGTAGCCGGCATCGCTGCGCTTGCAGCCCTGATGGAAGACACCGAGGCCGCGGCCCGGCTGGAGCTTGGACCGAGGTCGCGCGTCCTTGTCTTCGGCACGGAAGGTGATACCGACCCGGCGGTCTATGCACGCCTTGCCGGGCGCACGGGCGACGAGGTGCGCGCCGCGGCCACCGCCTGGGAGAAACGGCAATGA
- a CDS encoding RNA pyrophosphohydrolase gives MAFLNELPYRPCVGILLLNKDGKVWIGQRRGEGAAKAAKANKEAPAYSWQMPQGGIDPGEAPFDAAVRELYEETNVRSVELIAEAPDWFAYDLPMESGKAWRGRYRGQTQKWFAFRFKGKESEIDIHNPAGGAHKPEFRDWRWERIDALPGLIVPFKRPVYEQVVTAFQHLAVPA, from the coding sequence ATGGCGTTCCTCAATGAGCTTCCGTATCGTCCCTGTGTCGGCATCCTGCTGCTCAACAAGGACGGCAAGGTCTGGATCGGACAGCGCCGGGGCGAGGGCGCGGCAAAGGCCGCCAAGGCGAACAAGGAAGCGCCGGCCTATTCCTGGCAGATGCCGCAGGGCGGCATCGATCCGGGCGAGGCGCCGTTCGATGCGGCGGTTCGGGAGCTCTATGAGGAAACGAATGTCCGCAGCGTCGAGCTGATCGCCGAAGCACCGGACTGGTTCGCCTACGACCTGCCCATGGAGAGCGGAAAAGCCTGGAGAGGCCGATACCGCGGGCAGACGCAGAAGTGGTTCGCCTTCCGCTTCAAGGGCAAGGAAAGCGAGATTGACATCCACAACCCGGCCGGCGGCGCGCACAAGCCGGAATTCCGCGACTGGCGCTGGGAGCGGATCGACGCTCTGCCGGGCCTGATCGTTCCCTTCAAGCGCCCGGTCTACGAGCAGGTGGTGACGGCTTTCCAGCATCTGGCCGTTCCGGCGTGA
- a CDS encoding DUF2254 family protein: MSNLSFILANLTRRLWLRAALFSVLSVATTIFAFAIDPLVAHYLSLQIPRAATETMLNILASSMLAVTTFSLSTMISGFSAATSNVTPRATPLVTEDRTAQNAISIFLGSFLFGVTSLVLMNLGVFGEKGSFALFVVTVVIMLWIVVTFLHWMDHLAALVRVDVTTARVERACLDAFAKWLKHPHFGGRPTEEWEPAQGFAVTGAAQGYVQHVDVGIIEAVAARNDTVIRLIVVPGSYVHSRMMVMESRDALDDGEMERLVEALTIADRRHFSNDPRFGMIVLAEVASRALSPAINDPGTAIAALAAGTRLLANWIEVSSEKVTSEPLHPHVYAPGLNADDLFDDLIRPIARDGAGLLEVAIRLQKMLGVLALAGDGAHAALARKHADAALERSLEALSLPEDKALLQEVARDAVPKTVP, encoded by the coding sequence CTGAGCAATCTGTCCTTCATACTGGCGAACCTCACCCGCCGCCTCTGGCTGAGGGCTGCCCTGTTCTCCGTGCTCTCTGTCGCGACGACCATCTTTGCCTTCGCCATCGATCCGCTGGTCGCGCATTACCTGTCGCTGCAAATCCCGCGCGCTGCGACGGAGACCATGCTCAACATTCTCGCCAGCAGCATGCTGGCGGTGACGACCTTCTCGCTGAGCACGATGATCTCGGGATTCTCGGCGGCGACCAGCAACGTGACGCCCAGGGCGACCCCCCTTGTGACCGAGGACCGGACCGCCCAGAACGCCATTTCGATCTTTCTCGGCTCGTTTCTTTTTGGCGTGACCAGCCTCGTTCTGATGAATCTCGGCGTCTTCGGCGAAAAGGGCAGCTTCGCGCTCTTCGTCGTCACGGTCGTCATCATGCTCTGGATCGTGGTGACATTCCTGCACTGGATGGATCATCTGGCCGCGCTCGTCCGCGTAGACGTGACAACGGCGAGGGTGGAACGGGCCTGCCTGGACGCCTTTGCCAAATGGCTGAAACACCCGCATTTCGGGGGACGACCGACCGAGGAGTGGGAGCCGGCCCAGGGATTTGCGGTCACCGGCGCGGCCCAGGGCTACGTCCAGCATGTCGACGTCGGCATCATCGAAGCCGTGGCGGCGCGCAATGACACCGTGATCCGTCTGATCGTCGTGCCGGGAAGCTATGTGCATTCGCGGATGATGGTGATGGAAAGCCGCGATGCTCTCGACGACGGGGAGATGGAGCGTCTCGTCGAGGCGCTGACGATCGCCGACAGGCGGCATTTTTCCAATGATCCGCGCTTCGGTATGATCGTTCTTGCCGAAGTGGCGTCGAGAGCCCTGTCGCCCGCCATCAACGATCCGGGCACGGCGATCGCGGCGCTGGCGGCCGGCACGCGCCTTCTGGCGAACTGGATCGAGGTTTCGAGCGAGAAGGTGACGAGCGAGCCGCTGCATCCGCATGTCTACGCGCCGGGGCTCAATGCGGACGATCTTTTCGACGATCTTATCCGGCCCATCGCGCGCGACGGGGCCGGGCTGCTGGAAGTCGCGATCCGCCTCCAAAAGATGCTGGGTGTCCTGGCTCTCGCCGGCGACGGCGCCCATGCGGCGCTGGCTCGCAAGCATGCCGATGCGGCATTGGAACGGAGCCTCGAGGCCCTGTCGCTTCCCGAGGACAAGGCCCTGCTTCAGGAGGTTGCCCGCGACGCCGTGCCGAAAACGGTGCCGTGA
- a CDS encoding RNA pyrophosphohydrolase: MSVRLPAAETPPDPAEREPLSADLPYRPNVGICLFNAAGLVFAGRAFPNLFGWPDPEVFAPGLDWAMPQGGIDAGEDIVEAARRELHEETGVVSADFLAVTDDWWTYDFPARGASVHKLYPFRGQRQRWAAFRFMGDEREITVLAEHTDEPAEFLEWGWRPLAGMPLICPLHRRGIYERVVAAFGSMT; this comes from the coding sequence GTGAGTGTCCGGCTGCCGGCGGCCGAGACACCGCCCGACCCGGCCGAGCGCGAGCCGCTTTCGGCCGATCTGCCTTACCGGCCGAATGTCGGCATCTGCCTCTTCAATGCGGCCGGTCTCGTCTTCGCTGGACGGGCCTTTCCGAACCTCTTCGGCTGGCCGGATCCGGAAGTCTTCGCTCCTGGGCTCGACTGGGCGATGCCGCAGGGCGGGATCGACGCGGGCGAGGACATCGTCGAGGCTGCGCGGCGCGAGCTTCACGAGGAGACCGGCGTCGTCTCGGCGGACTTCCTCGCCGTTACCGACGACTGGTGGACCTACGATTTTCCGGCGCGGGGGGCATCCGTCCACAAGCTTTATCCGTTTCGCGGTCAGCGTCAGCGCTGGGCTGCCTTCCGCTTCATGGGCGACGAGCGCGAGATCACGGTGCTTGCCGAGCACACGGACGAGCCGGCGGAATTTCTCGAATGGGGCTGGCGGCCGCTTGCCGGCATGCCGCTGATCTGTCCGCTTCACCGCCGCGGGATCTATGAACGGGTCGTGGCTGCTTTCGGCTCCATGACCTGA
- a CDS encoding nucleoside deaminase, with protein sequence MSLPDLDHTVFLRRTFDIAAKAAEEGSHPFGAIVVGADGTILLEQGNAYLPDHDMTGHAERVIATRASKAYRPEELAGATLYSSAEPCAMCAGAAYWAGIGRIVYGLSEARLKTITGNHPENPTLDMPCREVLATGQRTVEVVGPMLEDEAAEMHLTFWASRA encoded by the coding sequence GTGTCTCTTCCCGATCTCGATCACACCGTCTTTCTGCGCCGGACCTTCGACATTGCCGCCAAAGCCGCCGAGGAGGGGAGCCACCCCTTCGGCGCGATCGTCGTCGGCGCTGACGGCACCATTCTCCTGGAACAGGGCAACGCCTACCTTCCGGACCATGACATGACCGGCCATGCGGAGCGGGTCATCGCCACACGCGCCTCGAAGGCCTATCGTCCCGAGGAACTCGCCGGTGCGACGCTCTATTCCTCGGCCGAGCCCTGCGCCATGTGCGCGGGCGCTGCCTATTGGGCCGGGATCGGGCGCATCGTCTACGGGCTCTCGGAGGCACGGCTGAAGACGATCACCGGCAACCATCCCGAAAACCCGACGCTGGACATGCCCTGCCGGGAGGTGCTCGCGACTGGCCAACGGACGGTCGAGGTCGTCGGGCCGATGCTCGAGGACGAGGCCGCCGAGATGCACCTGACCTTCTGGGCATCGCGCGCATGA
- a CDS encoding class I SAM-dependent DNA methyltransferase yields the protein MAKKSGKSKTDALAEAYNRALALEKSGDVEAAAKAYADVLALDPADHGGAAVRLAAMGRGETPLKAPDAYVETLFDQHAEAFEDILVEQLGYCVPLLIRQQLQTLNLTAFGTVLDLGCGTGLVGTALRDMTSGEFVGIDLSEAMVGVAYDKELYDTLYVAECVDYLGSNDEGTFDLIVAADVLPYVGDLAPLFAGAAANLKPGGLLAFSSETRQAEDIGAEGYRVGPSQRFLHAEPYVRGELSKAGFEILSLTDINVRMENGQPSPGHLIIAQRHVDA from the coding sequence ATGGCGAAGAAATCGGGAAAATCGAAAACGGACGCTCTCGCCGAGGCCTACAACCGCGCGCTCGCGCTGGAAAAATCCGGCGATGTCGAGGCCGCCGCCAAGGCCTACGCCGACGTGCTCGCCCTCGATCCGGCCGATCATGGCGGTGCCGCCGTTCGGCTGGCGGCCATGGGCAGGGGCGAAACGCCACTCAAGGCGCCCGATGCCTATGTCGAGACGCTCTTCGATCAGCACGCCGAGGCCTTCGAGGATATTCTCGTCGAGCAACTCGGCTATTGCGTGCCGCTTCTCATCCGCCAGCAGTTGCAGACGCTGAACCTGACCGCCTTCGGGACCGTGCTCGATCTCGGCTGCGGCACGGGGCTTGTCGGCACCGCCCTGCGCGACATGACCAGCGGCGAATTCGTCGGCATCGACCTCTCCGAAGCCATGGTCGGCGTCGCCTACGATAAAGAACTCTACGACACGCTCTATGTCGCCGAATGCGTCGACTATCTTGGAAGCAATGACGAAGGCACCTTCGACCTGATCGTCGCCGCCGACGTGCTGCCGTATGTCGGAGACCTTGCGCCGCTCTTTGCAGGTGCTGCGGCAAATCTGAAACCCGGCGGTCTCCTGGCCTTTTCCTCGGAGACACGACAGGCCGAAGACATTGGCGCCGAAGGCTACAGGGTCGGCCCGAGCCAGCGCTTCCTGCACGCAGAACCTTATGTCCGCGGCGAACTCTCAAAGGCAGGATTTGAGATCCTCTCCCTGACGGACATCAATGTCCGCATGGAGAATGGCCAGCCGTCCCCGGGCCACCTGATCATCGCGCAACGACACGTCGACGCCTGA
- a CDS encoding N-carbamoyl-D-amino-acid hydrolase: MSNTGTDRKFIAASAQLGPIACDEPRSSVVGRMLALLDEAKARGVSFVVFPELALTTFFPRWFFGNDADLDVFYERAMPNADVAPLFEAAKAAGIGFHLGYAELAEEEGRAVRYNTAILVDREGKIALKYRKIHLPGHREHEPERPFQHLEKRYFTRGNLGFPVADVDGGRYGTLICNDRRWPEAFRMLGLQGAELVAVGYNTPQHYPPAPEHDHLQDFHNHLSLQAGAYQNGTYVIGSAKAGFEEGCELIGGSCIVAPTGEIVALAATRGDELVTAPINLDRCREIKANIFNFALHREPDTYGLLTAPKDA, translated from the coding sequence ATGAGCAACACAGGTACGGATCGCAAGTTCATTGCCGCCAGCGCCCAGCTCGGGCCCATCGCCTGTGACGAGCCGCGCTCTTCGGTCGTCGGGCGCATGCTGGCATTGCTGGATGAGGCGAAGGCGCGCGGGGTGAGCTTCGTCGTCTTTCCCGAGCTGGCGCTCACGACCTTCTTTCCGCGCTGGTTCTTTGGCAACGACGCCGATCTCGACGTCTTTTACGAGAGGGCAATGCCCAACGCCGACGTCGCGCCGCTGTTCGAGGCGGCGAAGGCGGCGGGAATCGGCTTCCATCTGGGCTATGCGGAACTGGCCGAGGAAGAGGGCAGGGCGGTGCGCTACAACACCGCGATCCTCGTCGACCGCGAAGGGAAGATCGCGCTCAAATACCGCAAGATTCATTTGCCGGGCCATCGCGAGCACGAGCCCGAACGGCCGTTCCAGCATCTGGAAAAGCGCTATTTCACGCGCGGCAATCTCGGCTTTCCCGTTGCCGATGTGGATGGCGGACGCTACGGCACGCTCATCTGCAACGACCGGCGCTGGCCGGAGGCTTTTCGCATGCTGGGCCTTCAGGGCGCCGAACTCGTCGCCGTCGGCTACAACACGCCGCAGCACTATCCGCCGGCGCCGGAGCACGACCACCTGCAGGACTTTCACAATCACCTCAGCCTTCAGGCCGGCGCCTACCAGAACGGCACCTATGTCATCGGCAGCGCCAAGGCCGGGTTCGAGGAGGGCTGCGAGCTCATCGGCGGAAGCTGCATCGTCGCGCCGACTGGCGAGATTGTGGCGCTGGCGGCGACACGCGGCGATGAACTCGTGACCGCGCCCATCAACCTCGACCGGTGCCGCGAGATCAAGGCCAATATCTTCAATTTCGCGCTTCACCGCGAGCCGGACACCTATGGTTTGCTGACGGCACCGAAGGACGCATAA